The following coding sequences are from one Arthrobacter sp. 24S4-2 window:
- a CDS encoding TMEM175 family protein, translated as MDRLVFFTDAVTAIAITLLVLPLVDSVTEAAHAGLSAVQFIGNNVAAIAGFALSFLVIARLWIAHHSTFEHVGSYSRPLLLLNLFWAFTVVVLPLPTEMVSQFRTSSVTVGVYIGTMAASSLTLTALTLLIRKHPQLELEENPMPSREVFSSAVSTIGFFVALIVGVLVPAINFYALLIILLTIPLQRVYDRRSNAALLAPGAQTS; from the coding sequence TTGGACAGGCTCGTTTTCTTCACTGATGCCGTGACGGCCATCGCCATCACTCTGCTCGTGCTGCCGCTGGTCGACTCCGTCACTGAGGCGGCGCACGCTGGGTTGAGTGCTGTGCAATTCATCGGGAACAATGTCGCGGCGATCGCTGGCTTCGCCTTGAGTTTCCTGGTGATCGCCCGGCTCTGGATCGCCCACCATTCGACGTTCGAGCATGTCGGGTCGTACAGCCGTCCGCTCCTCTTGCTCAACTTGTTTTGGGCGTTCACGGTGGTAGTGCTGCCGCTGCCGACGGAAATGGTGTCTCAGTTCAGGACCTCGTCCGTCACGGTGGGCGTCTACATCGGGACGATGGCCGCGAGCAGTCTGACGCTCACGGCTCTGACGCTGTTGATCCGTAAGCATCCGCAGCTCGAGCTGGAAGAGAATCCCATGCCTAGCCGCGAAGTCTTCTCCAGCGCCGTTTCGACGATCGGGTTCTTCGTCGCCCTGATCGTGGGAGTGCTCGTGCCCGCCATCAACTTCTACGCGCTGTTGATCATTCTGCTAACCATCCCACTGCAGCGGGTCTACGATCGACGATCAAATGCTGCACTTTTAGCGCCAGGCGCACAAACATCATAA
- a CDS encoding CBM35 domain-containing protein, which translates to MGPGSFKGGPNYDNTADIQAWHKAIDKSGRPMQYVVSWALSHKQADVWKANTNGWRIDTDVECYCNTLVTWDQSVKQRWNDVVQWIDDAGPGHWNNLDAVNVGVGSMDGLTEAERQSYMTLWTIESAPLFAGDDLTKLDDYGLSLLTNRDAIAINQAGHPARPVSQSTGQQVWYANNDDGSVTVALFNLDNQPASVTANFTDLGLGGTAEVRDVWLKKDTGVRQNSINADLPAHGSKLFTITPTDNAPDKPAVPTGVRATQAQANSVSLAWYPSPVSADSKNVNYRVFMDGREVGNTNATTMTVGQLNPSSRHTFTVRADSGPQKSAQSSVLDLTLPSAAGPTLYEAEAAGNTLSGGASRSGCAGCSAGGKAGNLGGSGSLTFAGVNVPVAGNYLMTVAYVDGDASRQSLITINGKPTQMNFQGSNDNNWDAAQQQQILVHLDAGVNTIQVGSPDSYSADIDAITI; encoded by the coding sequence GTGGGACCCGGTTCATTCAAGGGAGGCCCCAACTACGACAACACCGCGGACATCCAAGCCTGGCACAAGGCCATCGACAAATCCGGCCGCCCCATGCAGTATGTCGTCTCCTGGGCGCTGAGCCACAAACAGGCAGACGTCTGGAAGGCCAACACCAACGGCTGGCGAATCGACACGGATGTCGAATGCTACTGCAACACCCTGGTCACCTGGGATCAGTCAGTAAAGCAACGCTGGAACGACGTGGTCCAGTGGATCGATGACGCCGGCCCCGGGCACTGGAACAACCTTGATGCCGTCAACGTCGGCGTGGGTTCCATGGATGGACTCACGGAAGCCGAGCGGCAAAGCTATATGACGCTGTGGACGATCGAGTCCGCGCCGCTGTTCGCCGGTGACGACCTGACGAAGCTGGACGATTACGGACTGTCCCTGCTCACTAACCGCGACGCCATCGCCATCAACCAGGCTGGACATCCGGCTCGTCCCGTCAGCCAAAGCACCGGCCAGCAGGTCTGGTACGCAAACAACGACGACGGCAGCGTGACCGTCGCGCTTTTCAACCTCGACAACCAGCCGGCCTCGGTGACAGCCAATTTCACGGACCTAGGGCTGGGTGGAACGGCGGAAGTCAGAGACGTCTGGCTCAAGAAGGACACAGGAGTCCGGCAGAACAGCATCAACGCCGACCTTCCGGCGCACGGTTCTAAACTATTCACCATCACCCCGACCGACAACGCTCCCGACAAGCCAGCCGTTCCCACGGGAGTGCGCGCAACACAGGCACAGGCAAACAGCGTTTCCTTAGCCTGGTATCCGTCACCAGTTTCAGCCGACTCCAAAAATGTGAACTATCGGGTCTTCATGGATGGGCGCGAGGTAGGGAACACCAACGCCACCACAATGACCGTGGGCCAGCTCAACCCTTCAAGCCGGCACACTTTTACGGTCCGGGCTGACTCCGGACCGCAGAAATCGGCCCAGAGCTCCGTACTGGATCTCACGCTACCGTCAGCCGCGGGACCGACGCTCTATGAAGCGGAAGCAGCAGGCAATACTCTCAGTGGCGGAGCCAGCCGTTCAGGCTGTGCCGGTTGCTCGGCGGGCGGAAAAGCCGGCAATCTGGGCGGGAGCGGATCCCTGACGTTTGCCGGGGTGAACGTGCCTGTCGCTGGAAACTATCTGATGACTGTGGCCTATGTCGACGGTGACGCCAGCCGCCAGAGCCTCATCACCATCAACGGCAAACCGACGCAGATGAACTTCCAGGGCTCCAACGACAACAACTGGGACGCGGCCCAGCAACAACAAATACTGGTGCACCTGGACGCCGGTGTGAACACCATCCAGGTGGGCAGTCCTGACTCGTATTCGGCGGACATAGACGCCATCACTATCTAA